From the Amycolatopsis thermoflava N1165 genome, one window contains:
- a CDS encoding 3-deoxy-7-phosphoheptulonate synthase, with amino-acid sequence MSPSASTLSAGPAEISEGLDNQRTLGVSPLISPALLRQELPVDAAIAKTVAQGRSSAVDILNGDDDRLVVVVGPCSVHDPAAALDYAHRLAEHAAGVRDELHVIMRVYFEKPRTTLGWKGLINDPDLDGSYAVNKGLRMARKLLLDISALGLPVGCEFLDPITPQFIADTVSWGSIGARTAASQVHRQLCSALSMPVGIKNSTEGDVQVAVDATRAAAASHVFAGINNDGLAALFTTAGNPDCHVILRGGSAGPNYDAATVADTLARQAKAGLPERVIIDASHGNSGKDHVRQGVVAGEIADRIAAGERGIAGIMLESFLEAGRQDLVLGRSGELTYGQSITDACLDWRSTRELLDRLASAVVARR; translated from the coding sequence ATGTCTCCCAGCGCTTCGACACTCAGCGCAGGCCCCGCGGAAATTTCCGAAGGCCTCGACAACCAGCGCACTCTCGGCGTCAGCCCGCTGATCTCCCCCGCCCTGCTGCGGCAGGAACTGCCGGTGGACGCGGCGATCGCCAAGACCGTCGCGCAGGGCCGGTCGTCGGCCGTCGACATCCTCAACGGCGACGACGACCGCCTCGTCGTGGTCGTCGGCCCCTGCTCGGTGCACGACCCCGCGGCCGCCCTCGACTACGCCCACCGGCTGGCCGAGCACGCCGCCGGTGTCCGCGACGAGCTGCACGTGATCATGCGGGTGTACTTCGAGAAGCCGCGCACCACGCTGGGCTGGAAGGGCCTCATCAACGACCCGGACCTGGACGGCAGCTACGCCGTCAACAAGGGCCTGCGGATGGCGCGCAAGCTGCTGCTCGACATCTCCGCGCTGGGGCTGCCGGTCGGGTGCGAGTTCCTGGACCCGATCACGCCGCAGTTCATCGCCGACACCGTGAGCTGGGGGTCCATCGGCGCGCGGACCGCGGCCAGCCAGGTGCACCGCCAGCTGTGCAGCGCACTGTCCATGCCGGTCGGCATCAAGAACTCCACCGAGGGCGACGTGCAGGTGGCGGTGGACGCCACCCGCGCGGCGGCGGCGAGCCACGTGTTCGCGGGCATCAACAACGACGGCCTGGCCGCGCTGTTCACCACGGCGGGCAACCCGGACTGCCACGTCATCCTGCGCGGCGGTTCCGCAGGCCCGAACTACGACGCGGCGACGGTGGCCGACACCCTCGCACGGCAGGCCAAGGCCGGGCTGCCGGAGCGCGTGATCATCGACGCGAGCCACGGCAACAGCGGCAAGGACCACGTCCGCCAGGGCGTGGTGGCCGGGGAGATCGCGGACCGGATCGCCGCCGGCGAACGCGGGATCGCCGGGATCATGCTGGAGAGCTTCCTCGAGGCCGGGCGGCAGGACCTGGTGCTGGGGCGCTCTGGGGAGCTGACGTACGGGCAGTCGATCACCGATGCGTGCCTGGATTGGCGCAGCACGCGGGAGCTGCTGGATCGGTTGGCTTCGGCTGTCGTGGCTCGGCGGTGA
- a CDS encoding 6-phosphofructokinase, with protein sequence MRVGVLTGGGDCPGLNAVIRAVVRKGIEAHGWEIVGFRSGWRGPLTGDSRPLGLDDVEEILIRGGTILGSSRTNPYKEEDGVEKIRAVLAEQGVDALIAIGGEDTLGVAKKLTDDGIGVVGVPKTIDNDLAATDYTFGFDTAVHIATEAIDRLRTTAESHYRAMVVEVMGRHAGWIALHAGLAGGANVILVPERPFSVEQVVEWVERRFEKMYAPIIVVAEGAVPEGGAEVLRTGEKDAFGHVQLGGVGTWLADEIAKRTGKESRAVVLGHTQRGGTPTAYDRVLATRFGLHAVDAVADGDFGTMVALRGTDIVRVKLAEATAELKTVPPERYEEAEVFFG encoded by the coding sequence ATGCGTGTCGGCGTGCTGACCGGTGGCGGCGACTGCCCCGGGCTCAACGCGGTCATCCGCGCGGTGGTCCGCAAGGGCATCGAGGCGCACGGGTGGGAGATCGTCGGCTTCCGCTCCGGCTGGCGCGGCCCGCTGACCGGGGACAGCCGTCCGCTCGGTCTCGACGACGTCGAGGAGATCCTGATCCGCGGCGGCACCATCCTGGGCTCCTCGCGGACCAATCCGTACAAGGAGGAGGACGGGGTCGAGAAGATCCGCGCCGTGCTCGCCGAGCAAGGCGTCGACGCGCTCATCGCGATCGGCGGCGAGGACACCCTCGGCGTCGCGAAGAAGCTCACCGACGACGGCATCGGCGTGGTCGGCGTGCCCAAGACGATCGACAACGACCTCGCGGCCACCGACTACACGTTCGGCTTCGACACCGCGGTACACATCGCCACCGAGGCGATCGACCGGCTGCGCACCACGGCCGAGTCGCACTACCGCGCGATGGTCGTCGAGGTCATGGGCCGCCACGCGGGCTGGATCGCGCTGCACGCCGGCCTGGCCGGTGGCGCCAACGTCATCCTGGTCCCGGAGCGGCCGTTCTCCGTCGAGCAGGTCGTCGAGTGGGTCGAGCGCCGCTTCGAGAAGATGTACGCGCCGATCATCGTGGTCGCCGAAGGCGCGGTGCCGGAGGGTGGCGCCGAGGTGCTCCGGACCGGGGAGAAGGACGCGTTCGGCCACGTCCAGCTCGGCGGCGTCGGCACCTGGCTGGCCGACGAGATCGCGAAGCGCACCGGCAAGGAGTCGCGCGCGGTCGTGCTCGGGCACACCCAGCGCGGCGGCACGCCGACGGCCTACGACCGGGTGCTCGCCACCCGCTTCGGCCTGCACGCCGTGGACGCGGTCGCGGACGGCGACTTCGGCACGATGGTCGCGCTGCGCGGCACCGACATCGTCCGGGTCAAGCTCGCGGAGGCGACCGCGGAGCTGAAGACCGTGCCGCCGGAGCGCTACGAGGAGGCCGAGGTCTTCTTCGGCTGA
- a CDS encoding glycoside hydrolase family 18 protein has translation MRRLALAFGGLFAALLMTITAAPPAATAAPVGKLLGYFAEWGVYDRAYYVKNIHTSGSAAKLTHINYSFGNVTNGQCTVGDSYAAYGMAYTAANSVDGVADTWEAGALRGNFGQLRKLKQMYPNLKVLWSFGGWNWSGGFGQAAQNPAAFAESCYNLVNDPRWAGVFDGIDIDWEYPNACGATCDTSGAGAFTNLMSALRSKFGGKLVTAAITADGSSGGKIDAADYGGAARYVDWYNVMTYDYFGGFSPAGPTAPHSPLTSYDGIPAAGFYSDAAIQKLKSKGVPASKLLLGIGFYGRGWTGVTQATPGGTATGPAPGKYEQGIEDYKILKTRCPSTGTIAGTAYAKCGSEWWSYDTPATITGKMSYAKSQGLGGAFFWELSGDTANGELITAMNS, from the coding sequence ATGCGCAGACTCGCCCTCGCGTTCGGCGGCTTGTTCGCCGCGCTCCTCATGACGATCACCGCCGCGCCGCCCGCGGCGACCGCGGCGCCCGTCGGCAAACTGCTCGGCTACTTCGCCGAGTGGGGCGTCTACGACCGGGCGTACTACGTCAAGAACATCCACACCAGCGGGTCGGCGGCCAAGCTGACCCACATCAACTACTCGTTCGGCAACGTGACCAACGGGCAGTGCACCGTCGGCGACAGCTACGCCGCCTACGGCATGGCCTACACCGCGGCGAACAGCGTGGACGGCGTGGCCGACACGTGGGAGGCCGGCGCGCTGCGCGGCAACTTCGGGCAGCTGCGCAAGCTCAAGCAGATGTACCCGAACCTGAAGGTGCTGTGGTCCTTCGGCGGCTGGAACTGGTCCGGCGGGTTCGGCCAGGCCGCACAGAACCCGGCCGCGTTCGCCGAGTCCTGCTACAACCTGGTCAACGACCCGCGCTGGGCCGGCGTGTTTGACGGCATCGACATCGACTGGGAGTACCCGAACGCGTGCGGCGCCACCTGTGACACCAGCGGCGCGGGCGCGTTCACGAACCTGATGTCGGCGCTGCGGTCGAAGTTCGGTGGCAAGCTGGTGACCGCCGCGATCACCGCGGACGGCTCCTCCGGCGGCAAGATCGACGCGGCGGACTACGGCGGCGCGGCGCGCTACGTCGACTGGTACAACGTGATGACCTACGACTACTTCGGCGGTTTCAGCCCGGCCGGCCCGACCGCGCCGCACTCGCCGCTCACCTCGTACGACGGCATCCCAGCCGCGGGCTTCTACTCCGACGCGGCGATCCAGAAGCTCAAGTCGAAGGGCGTGCCGGCGAGCAAGCTGCTGCTGGGGATCGGGTTCTACGGCCGCGGCTGGACCGGCGTCACGCAGGCCACCCCGGGCGGCACCGCGACCGGACCCGCGCCGGGCAAGTACGAGCAGGGCATCGAGGACTACAAGATCCTCAAGACGCGCTGCCCGTCGACCGGCACGATCGCGGGCACCGCGTACGCCAAGTGCGGTTCGGAGTGGTGGAGCTACGACACCCCGGCGACCATCACCGGGAAGATGAGCTACGCCAAGAGCCAGGGCCTCGGCGGCGCGTTCTTCTGGGAACTCTCCGGCGACACGGCTAACGGGGAACTGATCACCGCGATGAACTCCTAG
- a CDS encoding DUF1801 domain-containing protein, with amino-acid sequence MDTPDSYIDALDEPRRSDIRALHELIRATVPELAPTTAFGMLGYGPYHYRYASGREGDSTVIALKSNKNYISLYVSAVVGGRYLAESYADALPRASIGKSCIRFKRLADLDTGALAEIFRLARGNPPGELHRAGSPPG; translated from the coding sequence ATGGACACGCCTGACAGCTACATCGACGCGCTCGACGAGCCGCGCCGGAGCGACATCCGGGCGCTGCACGAGCTGATCCGGGCCACGGTGCCCGAGCTGGCGCCGACGACGGCGTTCGGGATGCTCGGCTACGGGCCCTACCACTACCGCTACGCCAGCGGCCGCGAAGGCGACTCCACGGTGATCGCCCTGAAGAGCAACAAGAACTACATCTCGCTGTACGTCAGCGCGGTGGTCGGCGGCCGCTACCTCGCCGAGAGCTACGCCGACGCGCTGCCGAGGGCCTCGATCGGCAAGAGCTGCATCCGCTTCAAGCGGCTGGCCGACCTCGACACCGGCGCGCTGGCCGAGATCTTCCGCCTGGCACGGGGGAACCCGCCCGGCGAGCTGCACCGGGCGGGTTCCCCGCCGGGCTAG
- a CDS encoding DUF2461 domain-containing protein codes for MTKFAGFGEHAVEFYDGLEADNSKPYWEDHVEVYRSDVRGPMEALLAELTPEFGPGFGEGKVFRPYRDVRFSHDKTPYKTHCGGVVEQGRGGGAYYVEVSSAGLRVGGGCFHLQSDQLARYRQAVDTEIHGKALADILAKLRRAGWTITGDVMKTKPRGYPDDHPRLELLKHRSLYAVKSWDPDDTLHERACLDRVRKAWRQVRPFNEWARDHVGISEKPRR; via the coding sequence GTGACGAAGTTCGCCGGATTCGGAGAGCACGCCGTCGAGTTCTACGACGGTCTGGAGGCCGACAACTCGAAGCCGTACTGGGAGGACCACGTCGAGGTCTACCGGTCGGACGTGCGCGGCCCGATGGAGGCGCTGCTCGCCGAGCTGACGCCGGAGTTCGGGCCGGGCTTCGGCGAGGGCAAGGTGTTCCGCCCCTACCGCGACGTGCGGTTCTCCCACGACAAGACGCCCTACAAGACCCACTGCGGCGGGGTCGTCGAGCAGGGCCGCGGCGGCGGCGCCTACTACGTGGAGGTGTCGTCGGCGGGGCTGCGCGTCGGCGGCGGCTGCTTCCACCTGCAGTCCGACCAGCTGGCGCGCTACCGGCAGGCGGTCGACACCGAGATCCACGGCAAGGCGCTGGCCGACATCCTGGCCAAGCTGCGCCGCGCCGGGTGGACCATCACGGGCGACGTGATGAAGACCAAGCCACGCGGCTACCCGGACGACCACCCGCGCCTCGAGCTGCTCAAACACCGCTCGCTGTACGCCGTGAAGTCCTGGGACCCGGACGACACCCTGCACGAACGCGCGTGCCTGGACCGGGTCCGCAAGGCCTGGCGGCAGGTCCGCCCGTTCAACGAGTGGGCCCGCGACCACGTCGGAATCAGCGAGAAGCCGCGCCGCTGA
- a CDS encoding class I SAM-dependent methyltransferase — protein sequence MRNVATHQLAAQGPAAYERYLVPAFFAECARQLLDLAAPQPSDQVLDVACGTGVVARAAEPLAAAVTGVDLDEDMLAVARSKSSRVRWLHGDATRLDLPAHSFDLVACQQGLQFLPDRAAAVREWRRVLKPGGRIAVAMWRDARFHPQFAALSRAFEDHLGPEAGAALRAPFAGPQPTELRALFADAGFASVRLRIGLVPVRFGSVAEMAEHEASATPAAPAFAAAAEETRITIVGELAAELTDWVDDDGLTFPLVTWLVNVS from the coding sequence GTGCGCAACGTCGCCACCCACCAGCTCGCCGCCCAAGGCCCGGCGGCCTACGAGCGCTACCTGGTGCCGGCGTTCTTCGCCGAGTGCGCGCGGCAGCTCCTCGACCTCGCCGCGCCGCAGCCGAGTGACCAGGTTCTCGACGTCGCCTGCGGCACCGGCGTCGTCGCACGCGCCGCCGAGCCGCTGGCCGCGGCGGTGACCGGCGTCGACCTCGACGAGGACATGCTCGCCGTCGCCCGGTCCAAGTCCTCCCGCGTCCGCTGGCTGCACGGCGACGCCACCCGGCTCGACCTCCCGGCCCACAGCTTCGACCTGGTCGCCTGCCAGCAGGGCCTGCAGTTCCTGCCCGACCGCGCCGCCGCCGTGCGCGAGTGGCGGCGAGTCCTCAAGCCCGGCGGCCGGATCGCCGTGGCGATGTGGCGCGACGCCCGCTTCCACCCCCAGTTCGCCGCCCTGTCCCGCGCGTTCGAGGACCACCTCGGCCCCGAGGCCGGCGCCGCCCTGCGCGCACCGTTCGCCGGCCCCCAGCCAACGGAGCTACGCGCGCTGTTCGCCGACGCCGGCTTCGCCTCCGTCCGCCTGCGCATCGGGCTCGTGCCTGTCCGCTTCGGCTCGGTCGCCGAGATGGCCGAGCACGAGGCGAGCGCCACCCCCGCCGCACCGGCCTTCGCCGCCGCGGCCGAGGAGACCCGTATCACCATCGTGGGTGAACTGGCCGCTGAACTCACCGATTGGGTGGACGACGACGGTCTGACCTTTCCGTTGGTGACCTGGCTGGTGAACGTTTCCTGA